From Gemmatimonadales bacterium, one genomic window encodes:
- a CDS encoding ribulokinase, with protein sequence MAPAFTIGVDFGTNSVRAVVVDCADGRTVGTAVADYRSGERGVLLDAREPHLARQHPGDYLDGLRASVRGALAEAGADPRSGCSPGRVIAIGTDTTGSTPLPVDAANRPLALDPRWRDHLAAQAWLWKDHTGAAEAEAITATAARHAPEYLAPIGGRYSSEWFWSKIWRCLKVAPEVFDAAASWVELADFVPAVLAGVTEPAAIQRCVCAAGHKAMYADAWGGLPSAEFLARLDPRLGELRGRLYARAWPADRPAGRLCAEWAGALGLRAGIPVAMGGFDAHYGAVGAGVAAGTLVKIIGTSTCDVAVAAAEERLADIPGICGIVPGSVMPGYYGIEAGQSAVGDLLGWWGELAAGGSEDVHARLTSGAARLRPGESGLLALDWNNGNRTILVDQRLTGLLVGQTLHTSPAEVYRALIEATAFGARTIVERLTAYRVPIERVVCCGGIAEKNALFMQVYADVLGRPMLVAGSPQTPALGAAIAGAVAAGAAAGGYDRFEDAQRHMTSLKDQRFAPDGGAHRVYGELYELYRQLHDAFGGVAGAGADFGGLMKRLLALREESR encoded by the coding sequence GTGGCCCCCGCGTTCACGATCGGGGTCGACTTCGGCACCAACTCGGTGCGGGCCGTCGTGGTGGACTGCGCCGACGGCCGGACGGTGGGGACGGCGGTGGCGGACTACCGGTCGGGCGAGCGCGGCGTGCTGCTGGACGCGCGCGAGCCGCACCTGGCGCGCCAGCATCCCGGAGACTACCTGGACGGGCTCCGCGCGTCGGTGCGCGGCGCCCTCGCCGAGGCCGGGGCGGACCCGCGGAGCGGCTGCTCGCCCGGCCGCGTGATCGCGATCGGGACCGACACCACCGGCTCGACGCCGCTGCCGGTGGACGCGGCCAACCGGCCGCTCGCCCTCGACCCGCGGTGGCGGGACCACCTCGCGGCGCAGGCGTGGCTGTGGAAGGACCACACCGGCGCCGCGGAAGCCGAGGCCATCACGGCCACCGCGGCCCGGCACGCGCCGGAGTACCTCGCGCCGATCGGCGGCCGCTATTCGTCCGAGTGGTTCTGGTCGAAGATCTGGCGCTGCCTCAAGGTGGCGCCCGAGGTGTTCGACGCCGCCGCGAGCTGGGTGGAGCTGGCCGATTTCGTGCCCGCGGTCCTGGCCGGCGTGACGGAGCCCGCCGCGATCCAGCGCTGCGTGTGCGCGGCGGGGCACAAGGCGATGTACGCGGACGCCTGGGGCGGCCTCCCGTCGGCGGAGTTCCTGGCGCGGCTCGATCCGCGGCTCGGGGAGCTGCGCGGTCGCCTCTACGCGAGAGCGTGGCCGGCCGACCGCCCGGCGGGACGGTTGTGCGCCGAGTGGGCCGGCGCGCTCGGCCTGCGGGCCGGCATCCCCGTGGCGATGGGCGGGTTCGACGCCCACTACGGCGCCGTCGGCGCGGGGGTGGCGGCGGGCACGCTGGTCAAGATCATCGGCACCTCGACCTGCGACGTCGCCGTCGCCGCGGCCGAGGAGCGGCTCGCCGACATCCCGGGCATCTGCGGCATCGTGCCCGGCTCGGTGATGCCGGGCTACTACGGCATCGAGGCGGGCCAGTCCGCCGTCGGGGACCTGCTCGGCTGGTGGGGCGAGCTGGCGGCGGGCGGGAGCGAGGACGTGCACGCGCGGCTCACGTCCGGCGCCGCCCGCCTCCGGCCGGGCGAGTCCGGGCTCCTGGCGCTGGACTGGAACAACGGCAACCGTACGATCCTCGTCGACCAGCGGCTCACCGGGCTGCTGGTCGGCCAGACCCTGCATACCTCGCCCGCGGAGGTGTACCGCGCGCTGATCGAGGCGACCGCGTTCGGCGCGCGGACGATCGTGGAGCGACTGACCGCGTACCGGGTCCCGATCGAGCGGGTGGTGTGCTGCGGCGGCATCGCGGAGAAGAACGCTCTGTTCATGCAGGTGTACGCCGACGTGCTGGGCCGCCCGATGCTCGTCGCCGGCTCGCCGCAGACGCCGGCGCTGGGCGCGGCGATCGCGGGCGCCGTGGCGGCGGGCGCCGCCGCCGGCGGGTACGACCGGTTCGAGGACGCGCAGCGGCACATGACGTCGCTGAAGGACCAGCGGTTCGCGCCCGACGGCGGTGCCCACCGGGTCTACGGCGAGCTGTACGAGCTGTACCGCCAGCTGCACGACGCCTTCGGCGGCGTCGCCGGCGCGGGGGCGGACTTCGGCGGACTGATGAAGCGGCTGCTCGCGCTGCGGGAGGAGTCACGATGA
- the araD gene encoding L-ribulose-5-phosphate 4-epimerase AraD, which produces MSEVAPKLREMVCRANLELFECGLALGTFGNVSGVDRQDGIMVIKPSGVPYAELTPDRMVPVSLGTGAVLEGELRPSSDTPTHLELYRAFRCGGVAHSHSEVATAFAQARLPIRCLGTTHADYFRGDVPVTRALTRAEVATDYERHTGLVIVEAFGGSPRAAEEIPAVLVASHGPFTWGADPFAAVEHARVLEVLARMERTARLLAADLSGPEPYLVDKHYLRKHGKDAYYGQQ; this is translated from the coding sequence ATGAGCGAGGTCGCCCCGAAGCTGCGGGAGATGGTGTGCCGCGCCAACCTCGAGCTGTTCGAGTGCGGCCTGGCGCTCGGGACGTTCGGGAACGTCTCCGGCGTGGACCGGCAGGACGGCATCATGGTGATCAAGCCCAGCGGCGTCCCGTACGCGGAGCTGACGCCGGATCGCATGGTCCCGGTCTCGCTCGGCACCGGCGCGGTGCTCGAGGGCGAGCTCCGTCCCTCCTCGGACACGCCGACCCACCTCGAGCTGTACCGCGCGTTCCGCTGCGGCGGCGTCGCCCACTCGCACTCCGAGGTGGCCACCGCGTTCGCCCAGGCGCGGCTTCCGATCCGCTGCCTCGGCACCACCCACGCGGACTACTTCCGCGGCGACGTCCCCGTGACGCGCGCCTTGACGCGCGCGGAGGTGGCCACGGACTACGAGCGCCACACCGGCCTGGTGATCGTCGAGGCCTTCGGCGGCAGCCCCCGCGCGGCCGAGGAGATCCCCGCGGTGCTGGTGGCCAGCCACGGCCCCTTCACCTGGGGCGCGGATCCCTTCGCCGCGGTCGAGCACGCCCGGGTGCTCGAGGTCCTGGCGCGGATGGAGCGGACGGCGCGGCTCCTGGCGGCGGATCTCTCCGGCCCCGAGCCGTACCTGGTGGACAAGCACTATCTCCGCAAGCACGGCAAGGACGCCTACTACGGGCAGCAGTGA
- a CDS encoding HAD-IA family hydrolase, which produces MLWDMDGTLVDSRAHHWRSWQEALAAGGVTVSEAQFRATFGQRNDRILRAWLGEGATPERIRSIGDAKEETYRRLVVAQGLSPLTGVRDWVQRLAAAGWRQAIASSAPRLNVEVVLRVIGLERCFGALVSAEDVRHGKPDPEVFLTAAQRLGVPAARRVVVEDAEHGIEAARRGGMRAIGVGGVAGGEVSVGSLTELVLDTFDRLVA; this is translated from the coding sequence GTGCTGTGGGACATGGACGGCACGCTGGTGGACTCGCGCGCGCACCACTGGCGCTCCTGGCAGGAGGCGCTGGCGGCCGGCGGGGTGACGGTATCCGAGGCGCAGTTTCGCGCCACGTTCGGCCAGCGCAACGACCGGATCCTGCGCGCCTGGCTGGGCGAGGGCGCGACGCCCGAGCGGATCCGCAGCATCGGCGACGCGAAGGAGGAGACCTACCGCCGACTCGTGGTCGCGCAGGGCCTCTCACCTCTCACCGGGGTCAGGGACTGGGTTCAGCGGCTGGCGGCGGCGGGATGGCGGCAGGCCATCGCCTCGTCGGCGCCGCGGCTCAACGTCGAGGTGGTGCTGCGGGTGATCGGCCTGGAGCGCTGCTTCGGCGCGCTGGTCTCCGCCGAGGACGTCCGCCACGGCAAGCCGGACCCCGAGGTGTTCCTCACTGCGGCGCAGCGGCTCGGCGTGCCGGCGGCGCGCCGCGTGGTGGTGGAGGACGCGGAGCACGGCATCGAGGCCGCGCGTCGCGGCGGGATGCGGGCGATCGGCGTGGGCGGCGTCGCCGGTGGCGAGGTGAGCGTCGGCTCGCTGACGGAGCTGGTGCTCGACACCTTCGATCGGTTGGTGGCCTGA